From Cecembia calidifontis, one genomic window encodes:
- the nadD gene encoding nicotinate (nicotinamide) nucleotide adenylyltransferase: protein MKIGLFFGSFNPIHIGHLIIANVMQDRTDLDEVWFVVSPQNPFKKQKSLLHEFDRLKMVELAIADHFYFRASDVEFHMPKPSFTIDTLTYLSDKFPQHQFKLIIGGDNLTHFHKWKNYEQILEHYGLYVYPRPGEKKELIHDNIQFVEAPLMDISATFIRESIKNGHSVKYLLPQPVEEYIRDKKLFL, encoded by the coding sequence TTGAAAATCGGTCTTTTTTTCGGATCTTTTAATCCTATTCACATCGGTCATTTGATCATCGCCAATGTGATGCAGGACAGGACTGATTTGGATGAGGTTTGGTTTGTGGTCAGTCCACAGAATCCATTTAAGAAACAAAAATCATTACTTCATGAATTTGATCGGCTAAAGATGGTAGAGCTCGCCATCGCCGATCATTTTTATTTTAGGGCTTCCGATGTGGAATTCCATATGCCAAAGCCAAGCTTTACCATTGATACACTCACTTACCTTTCTGATAAATTCCCCCAGCATCAATTCAAATTGATCATCGGAGGGGATAACCTTACCCATTTTCACAAATGGAAAAATTATGAGCAAATCCTTGAACATTATGGACTGTATGTTTATCCCCGTCCAGGTGAAAAGAAGGAATTGATCCATGACAATATTCAGTTTGTGGAAGCACCGCTGATGGATATTTCAGCAACTTTTATAAGAGAATCTATTAAAAATGGCCATTCTGTGAAATATTTGTTGCCCCAGCCCGTAGAAGAGTATATCAGGGATAAGAAATTGTTTTTGTAA
- the gmk gene encoding guanylate kinase encodes MVTGKAIIFSAPSGSGKTTIVRHLLNKFPELGFSISASTRDKRGRTEQHGKDYYFLSPEEFKKKIDEDAFIEWEEVYEGNFYGTLKEEIQRLWNEGKHVIFDVDVKGGLNLKKYFGDRALAIFVKVPSMDVLKERLKDRGTESEESLSRRLYKAKFEMSFEDKFDVTIVNDNMEKSFAEAEKLVGEFLSK; translated from the coding sequence ATGGTCACAGGAAAAGCGATTATTTTTTCGGCTCCATCAGGATCTGGGAAAACGACAATTGTCAGGCATTTGCTTAATAAGTTTCCGGAACTTGGTTTTTCGATTTCAGCCTCTACCCGGGACAAAAGGGGCAGAACAGAACAGCATGGAAAAGATTATTATTTTTTGAGCCCCGAAGAATTCAAGAAAAAAATTGATGAAGATGCTTTCATAGAATGGGAAGAGGTCTATGAAGGCAATTTCTATGGCACCCTAAAGGAAGAAATCCAAAGGCTTTGGAATGAGGGCAAACATGTTATTTTTGATGTGGATGTGAAAGGGGGACTTAATCTAAAGAAATATTTTGGAGACCGGGCATTGGCGATTTTTGTCAAAGTGCCTTCCATGGATGTCCTCAAAGAAAGGCTCAAGGACAGAGGAACTGAATCCGAAGAAAGCCTATCCAGAAGGCTTTATAAAGCCAAATTCGAAATGAGTTTTGAGGATAAGTTTGATGTCACCATTGTCAATGACAACATGGAAAAGTCATTTGCAGAAGCTGAAAAATTAGTAGGGGAATTCCTGTCGAAATAA
- a CDS encoding anti-sigma factor, protein MDYNLSSAGEKKTNCAEKNKCFQLLESILDGENIPEADRILKEKLEKCEPCYRHFHLEMAIKELLKTKCCHQITPQDLLENIRKKVQEIK, encoded by the coding sequence ATGGATTATAATTTATCATCGGCTGGAGAGAAAAAGACCAACTGTGCGGAAAAGAACAAGTGTTTCCAGCTTTTGGAGAGTATCCTAGATGGGGAAAATATCCCGGAGGCAGATAGGATATTGAAAGAAAAGCTGGAAAAATGCGAGCCCTGCTACAGGCATTTTCATCTTGAAATGGCCATTAAAGAGCTGCTTAAAACCAAATGCTGTCATCAGATCACACCTCAGGATTTGTTGGAAAACATCCGTAAAAAAGTGCAGGAAATAAAATAA
- a CDS encoding sigma-70 family RNA polymerase sigma factor: MSEVQRKKYSDKEKNQIFDREFMPHIDSMYNFAYRLTFDEDDAKDLVQDTYLKAYRFINSFEQGTNAKAWLFRILKNSFINDYRKKSKQPAKVDYQDVETYYNSDDVDYTSTTDLRVDAVKDMLGDEISNALNSLAVDFRTVIILCDLEGFTYEEMAKILDIPIGTVRSRLHRARNLLKEKLRSYAQTMGYNTDEEE; this comes from the coding sequence ATGTCTGAAGTGCAGCGCAAAAAATATTCCGACAAGGAGAAGAACCAAATATTTGACAGGGAATTTATGCCCCACATAGATTCCATGTACAATTTTGCCTACAGGTTGACCTTTGACGAAGATGATGCCAAGGATCTGGTGCAGGATACCTACCTGAAAGCTTACCGTTTTATCAATTCTTTTGAGCAGGGGACCAATGCAAAGGCCTGGCTATTCCGTATCCTGAAAAACTCTTTCATCAATGATTACCGTAAAAAGAGCAAGCAGCCTGCCAAAGTGGATTATCAGGATGTGGAAACTTATTACAACTCAGATGATGTTGATTATACAAGCACCACTGACCTGAGGGTGGATGCGGTTAAGGATATGTTGGGAGATGAAATCTCCAATGCGCTGAACAGTTTGGCCGTAGACTTCAGAACAGTGATCATTTTATGTGACCTGGAAGGCTTTACCTATGAGGAAATGGCCAAGATCCTGGATATTCCGATAGGAACTGTGAGATCCAGGTTGCACAGGGCTAGGAACTTATTGAAGGAAAAATTACGTTCCTATGCACAGACCATGGGTTACAATACGGATGAGGAAGAATAA
- a CDS encoding lysophospholipid acyltransferase family protein, translating into MFLFRLLSYLPLPALYLITDILYLFGYHVLKYRQKVILRNLEYAFPEKSPKERKQIAKKFFRNLTDSFAETLKLFTMGKNEIKQRFRIEHPEIIKERLDNGEIVLGLTAHFFHWEGQVLAFKAQVDSRMETVYTKVNNAFFENLMKRIRSRFGGFLVEKSDFTRHYLKERNTVRLIGLAADQRPGNRDIRYWTEFMHRETAFYEGPEKMAKRYGHPVVFAKVTKPKRGHYVYNYQLLDAPPYNGRPEHSITDKFIRLTEENIRTEPALYLWSHNRWKWKKGE; encoded by the coding sequence ATGTTTCTATTTAGACTCTTATCTTATTTGCCCTTACCTGCACTTTATTTGATTACTGATATCCTATATCTATTTGGATACCATGTTTTGAAATACAGACAAAAAGTCATCTTAAGAAATCTCGAATATGCCTTTCCTGAAAAAAGCCCAAAGGAAAGAAAGCAGATCGCCAAAAAGTTTTTCAGGAACCTGACTGATTCCTTTGCTGAGACCCTTAAGCTCTTCACTATGGGAAAAAATGAAATAAAACAAAGATTCAGGATTGAGCATCCCGAAATCATCAAGGAAAGGTTGGACAATGGAGAAATTGTTTTGGGGCTGACTGCACACTTTTTTCACTGGGAAGGACAGGTATTGGCTTTTAAGGCCCAGGTGGATTCCAGAATGGAGACCGTCTATACAAAAGTTAACAATGCTTTTTTCGAAAATCTCATGAAGAGAATCAGAAGTCGGTTTGGAGGTTTTCTGGTAGAAAAGTCAGACTTCACCCGCCACTACCTCAAAGAAAGGAATACCGTAAGGCTAATTGGACTGGCAGCAGATCAGCGCCCTGGAAACAGAGATATCCGGTATTGGACAGAATTCATGCACAGGGAAACGGCTTTTTATGAAGGACCGGAAAAAATGGCCAAGCGATATGGACACCCTGTGGTTTTTGCTAAAGTTACCAAACCAAAAAGGGGACATTATGTGTACAACTATCAGCTGCTCGACGCCCCCCCTTATAATGGAAGGCCTGAACACAGCATCACAGACAAATTTATACGCCTGACCGAAGAAAACATCAGGACAGAACCTGCTTTATACCTTTGGAGCCACAATCGCTGGAAGTGGAAGAAGGGGGAATGA
- a CDS encoding BF3164 family lipoprotein, with protein sequence MKNLLSIIALILFLISCEVRKEINENRFTQKDLPEKKLLKGFKYAYEGILNPNGILLKDDYLVVSERNNILDLKLHVIDVSKEEYLYAKGKDGIGPNEVNLVYSMDDVGEKNMIWTYDVEQRKFSKFDISNSELLSEDEFRSPELDYFITHATWTSDSTLLGGLVDGWEKFIHITKEGTLLNTFGSWRDNLEYYELPRGYKKEELDPNLVSSLFQAKIRGNISNGVYVLAGITTDYIEIIDLKQGKSKLVIGPVGKMPDFEITYHLGYQMPAIKGPVKIQYSDAFVGETSIFVLYVGMDLNKIFTSRIFQLDFDGNFLNQFELDYPILDFVIDEKLKIIYGVTADKEPNVVTFKYNQ encoded by the coding sequence ATGAAGAATTTATTGTCAATTATTGCCTTAATTTTATTTCTAATTTCTTGCGAAGTTCGAAAAGAAATCAATGAAAACAGGTTTACCCAGAAAGACTTACCAGAAAAGAAATTACTTAAAGGTTTTAAATATGCCTATGAGGGAATATTAAATCCTAACGGCATTTTATTGAAAGATGATTATCTGGTTGTTTCAGAAAGGAACAATATTTTGGATTTAAAGTTGCACGTGATTGATGTGAGTAAAGAAGAATACCTGTATGCAAAGGGTAAAGATGGCATAGGTCCGAATGAAGTCAATTTGGTATATAGTATGGATGATGTAGGTGAGAAGAATATGATTTGGACTTACGATGTAGAGCAGAGAAAATTTTCAAAATTTGATATTTCTAATTCAGAGTTGTTGTCTGAGGACGAATTTAGGTCGCCTGAATTGGATTATTTCATTACTCATGCTACATGGACCTCTGATTCAACCTTACTGGGAGGGCTAGTGGATGGCTGGGAAAAATTTATACATATTACAAAAGAAGGTACTTTACTTAATACTTTTGGATCTTGGAGAGATAATTTAGAGTATTATGAATTGCCTCGTGGTTATAAAAAGGAAGAGTTGGATCCAAATTTGGTTAGCTCTTTATTTCAAGCCAAAATTCGAGGTAATATTTCCAATGGGGTTTACGTTTTAGCAGGGATTACCACTGATTATATTGAAATAATTGATTTAAAACAAGGTAAATCTAAATTAGTAATTGGGCCTGTTGGAAAAATGCCCGATTTCGAAATAACTTATCATCTTGGATATCAGATGCCTGCGATAAAGGGGCCTGTAAAAATACAGTATTCCGATGCTTTTGTTGGTGAAACTTCAATATTCGTCCTATATGTGGGTATGGACTTGAATAAGATTTTTACGAGCAGAATCTTTCAATTAGATTTTGATGGGAATTTTTTGAATCAGTTCGAGCTTGATTATCCCATATTGGATTTTGTTATAGATGAAAAATTAAAAATCATTTACGGGGTCACCGCTGACAAAGAGCCCAATGTTGTTACATTTAAATATAACCAATAG
- a CDS encoding BF3164 family lipoprotein gives MKKSRFIVLLVALGCNIPHEDSRLVFTEKQLPTPIQLKGEKLDFGLEFALNPKEILLKDQNLIVAEGKSLQNEKVHLLDLRGQKYRRSVGKDGLGPGEITIGYPLLDSGEPDIFWVYDTQQFKFSAFSIKDTSSLAIRQFKGLDIPLYITSVDWGPNNTLLVNLVDGWVKYFQLNTDGDTIRYFGSWENMLDGRELPQGVKREDLQPNLLASLHQGKIKSNPSKTRFVKAGTHVDFIDIIDIENEEVITVYGPIDELPEFRVSMNQGFQMPAFDLSKLTLKYLDIYAGDKSFFALYSGKSFREISEDSNLNRLFEFDYDGKVLNHYQLDFPLIGFTVDEINRKIYGISTDMDPGIVLFDLN, from the coding sequence ATGAAAAAATCAAGATTTATAGTATTATTGGTGGCATTAGGCTGCAATATACCTCATGAAGACTCAAGACTTGTTTTCACGGAAAAACAACTTCCAACTCCAATTCAACTTAAGGGAGAGAAGCTTGATTTTGGTTTGGAATTTGCGCTTAATCCAAAAGAAATCCTTTTAAAAGATCAGAATTTGATCGTAGCGGAAGGGAAAAGTCTTCAAAATGAAAAGGTTCATTTATTGGATCTTCGTGGTCAGAAATACAGAAGAAGTGTAGGAAAAGATGGCCTTGGGCCTGGAGAGATTACTATTGGATATCCACTTCTTGATAGCGGAGAACCTGATATTTTTTGGGTGTATGATACTCAGCAATTTAAATTTTCTGCCTTTTCCATAAAAGATACATCATCATTGGCCATCAGGCAGTTTAAGGGTCTGGATATCCCCCTTTATATTACTTCTGTTGACTGGGGACCTAATAACACGCTTTTGGTAAATTTGGTTGATGGTTGGGTGAAGTATTTTCAGCTGAATACAGATGGCGATACCATCCGGTATTTTGGGTCATGGGAGAACATGCTTGATGGTAGAGAATTGCCCCAAGGGGTGAAGAGAGAAGATTTACAACCTAATTTATTGGCTTCTCTTCATCAAGGAAAAATAAAGAGCAATCCTTCAAAGACCAGGTTTGTAAAGGCTGGAACCCATGTGGATTTTATTGATATCATTGATATTGAAAATGAAGAAGTTATAACGGTATATGGGCCCATTGATGAATTGCCTGAATTTAGGGTTTCTATGAATCAAGGATTCCAGATGCCGGCTTTTGATCTTTCAAAATTGACTCTCAAGTATCTGGATATCTATGCCGGGGATAAGTCATTTTTTGCATTGTATTCTGGAAAAAGCTTCCGGGAAATCAGTGAAGATTCCAATTTAAATAGGTTATTTGAGTTTGATTACGATGGCAAGGTTTTGAATCACTATCAGTTGGATTTTCCTTTGATAGGATTTACAGTGGATGAAATCAATAGGAAAATTTATGGTATTTCAACAGATATGGACCCTGGAATCGTACTGTTTGATCTTAATTGA
- a CDS encoding ATP-dependent helicase, whose protein sequence is MDYLKGLNPPQREAVEHTEGPVMIIAGAGSGKTRVLTYRIAHLIHAKGVDPFNILSLTFTNKAASEMKHRIEKLIGLEARNTWMGTFHSIFAKILRVEADKIGYPSNFSIYDTDDSKSLIRTIIKEMKLDDKVYKPSTVLSRISGAKNRLISWENYINDPFIKADDEAAMKPRMGEIYRNYQKRLFKAGAMDFDDLLFNTNVLFRDHLDVLNKYQQRFKYVMVDEFQDTNVSQYLITKKLAAVHQNICVVGDDAQSIYAFRGADIQNILNFEKDYPDLFVVKLEQNYRSTKNIVQAANSIIAKNKAQLKKEVWTQNHHGEPIELIKASSDNEEGRLVATTIFEEKNNKKLDNSDFAVLYRTNSQSRAIEEALRKMNITYKIVGGLSFYQRKEIKDLMAYMRFVVNKEDEEAFKRIINYPKRGIGDSTVEKILVAAYEHDIPLWEVIINANSFLGGRAANAVDDFATMIKSFGIEMERKDAYEAANSIAKQSGLLRELYEDKTIEGLNRYENVQELLNAIKEYVDNPENEDKSLGAFLQEIALLTDNDRDKDTTDAVTLMTIHSSKGLEFKQVFVVGMEEDLFPSQMMMQSREDLEEERRLFYVATTRAMEKLYLTYALTRYRFGRLLNCEPSRFLEEVDPACIRVNKRMTTALSGALRNESSEGRSGFIGIKKPEVRPMTTAKIHSPSPDFKPSNTNSLKEGMLVEHPKFGYGKVLKIEIEGINKKATIQFDNFGEKVLLLSFAKLRIID, encoded by the coding sequence ATGGATTACTTAAAAGGACTCAATCCCCCCCAAAGAGAAGCTGTTGAACATACTGAAGGCCCTGTTATGATCATCGCAGGTGCCGGCTCAGGCAAAACAAGGGTTCTGACTTACAGAATTGCCCATTTGATACATGCTAAGGGAGTAGATCCTTTCAACATCCTTTCACTGACCTTTACCAATAAGGCTGCCAGTGAAATGAAGCATAGGATAGAAAAGCTTATCGGTCTGGAAGCACGCAATACCTGGATGGGTACTTTCCACTCCATATTTGCCAAAATTTTAAGAGTTGAAGCGGATAAAATCGGGTATCCTTCCAATTTTTCCATCTATGATACCGATGACAGCAAGTCCCTGATCCGGACCATTATCAAGGAAATGAAGCTGGACGACAAAGTGTACAAGCCAAGCACTGTCCTATCCAGAATTTCAGGAGCGAAAAACCGCCTGATTTCCTGGGAAAACTACATCAATGACCCTTTCATCAAAGCCGATGATGAGGCTGCCATGAAGCCACGGATGGGAGAAATTTACAGGAACTACCAAAAGAGGCTTTTCAAGGCAGGCGCTATGGACTTTGACGACCTGCTTTTCAATACGAATGTACTCTTCCGGGACCATTTGGATGTGCTGAACAAGTACCAGCAGCGTTTCAAATATGTCATGGTGGACGAGTTTCAAGACACCAACGTCTCCCAGTACCTGATTACCAAAAAACTGGCAGCTGTACACCAAAACATCTGTGTGGTGGGAGATGATGCCCAGAGTATCTATGCCTTCCGTGGAGCAGACATCCAGAATATCCTCAATTTTGAAAAGGATTACCCGGATTTGTTTGTTGTCAAACTGGAACAGAATTACCGCTCCACCAAAAACATCGTACAGGCTGCCAATAGCATCATCGCCAAAAACAAGGCCCAGCTCAAAAAAGAAGTCTGGACACAGAACCATCACGGAGAACCGATCGAACTCATCAAGGCAAGTTCAGACAATGAAGAGGGCAGATTGGTCGCCACCACCATCTTCGAAGAAAAAAACAACAAGAAGCTCGACAACAGTGATTTTGCTGTCCTCTACCGGACCAACTCCCAGTCCAGGGCAATAGAAGAAGCCTTAAGGAAGATGAACATTACCTACAAAATTGTAGGAGGCCTTTCATTTTATCAAAGGAAAGAAATCAAAGACCTGATGGCCTATATGCGCTTTGTGGTCAATAAAGAGGACGAAGAAGCATTCAAGAGAATTATCAACTACCCAAAAAGAGGGATTGGGGACAGTACGGTAGAAAAAATCCTGGTGGCGGCTTATGAGCATGATATACCCTTGTGGGAAGTGATCATTAATGCCAATAGCTTCTTGGGAGGGAGGGCAGCCAATGCAGTGGATGATTTTGCTACTATGATCAAAAGCTTTGGCATAGAAATGGAGCGAAAAGATGCCTATGAAGCAGCTAATTCCATTGCCAAACAATCCGGTTTGCTCAGGGAATTGTATGAAGATAAGACCATAGAAGGTCTCAACCGCTATGAAAACGTGCAGGAATTGCTCAATGCCATCAAAGAATATGTGGACAATCCGGAGAATGAAGACAAAAGTCTTGGGGCCTTCCTGCAGGAAATAGCCCTACTGACAGACAATGACAGGGATAAAGACACCACAGATGCCGTAACCTTAATGACTATCCACTCTTCTAAGGGATTGGAATTTAAGCAGGTATTTGTCGTGGGAATGGAAGAAGACCTCTTCCCTTCCCAAATGATGATGCAGAGCAGAGAGGACCTGGAAGAAGAACGCAGGCTATTCTACGTGGCCACTACCCGGGCCATGGAAAAATTATACTTAACTTATGCCCTGACTCGTTATCGTTTTGGAAGACTGCTCAACTGTGAGCCGAGCAGGTTCTTGGAAGAAGTGGATCCGGCCTGCATCAGGGTCAATAAAAGGATGACCACCGCCTTGTCAGGAGCCCTTAGAAATGAATCCAGTGAAGGAAGGTCAGGCTTTATCGGTATCAAGAAACCGGAGGTCCGGCCAATGACCACAGCCAAAATACACAGCCCTAGCCCTGATTTCAAACCTTCCAACACCAATAGCCTAAAAGAAGGGATGCTGGTAGAACATCCAAAATTCGGTTATGGGAAAGTTTTGAAGATAGAAATTGAGGGAATAAATAAGAAAGCTACCATACAATTTGATAACTTTGGAGAAAAGGTTTTATTACTTAGCTTTGCAAAGCTTCGGATCATAGATTAA
- a CDS encoding DUF4290 domain-containing protein has product MENTETNKHSVILKEYGKNIQRLAIHIAGIEDRDKRTQSAFTLVELVKQLNPQMKSENDQKIWDDIHIMSGFALDVDGPYPKPEEDLLFKKPKIVGYPKGEVKFKHYGRNIEKLIEKAVEIEDDEEQEAAIIYIGQLMRSFHSTWNRDNFDDAIIIDDIKTLSKGKLHIDLEKVREMGLFETNTRRDFKLPSESESSSTVTRKKFNGGDRRRNGGHSKKRR; this is encoded by the coding sequence ATGGAAAATACAGAAACAAACAAGCATTCCGTCATTTTGAAAGAATACGGAAAAAATATCCAAAGGCTGGCAATTCATATTGCCGGTATTGAGGACCGGGATAAGCGCACCCAAAGTGCCTTTACTCTTGTGGAACTGGTCAAGCAGCTTAATCCCCAAATGAAGTCTGAAAACGACCAGAAAATATGGGATGACATACACATCATGTCTGGATTTGCGCTAGATGTAGATGGCCCTTACCCAAAGCCAGAGGAAGATTTACTTTTTAAGAAACCAAAGATCGTGGGCTATCCAAAGGGAGAGGTGAAATTCAAACACTACGGAAGGAACATTGAAAAACTCATAGAAAAAGCTGTTGAAATTGAGGACGATGAAGAGCAGGAAGCTGCCATCATTTATATTGGACAGTTGATGAGAAGTTTCCATTCTACTTGGAACAGGGACAATTTTGATGATGCCATCATCATAGACGATATCAAGACCCTTTCCAAGGGGAAGCTCCACATCGACCTGGAAAAAGTGAGGGAAATGGGGCTTTTTGAAACCAATACCAGAAGAGATTTCAAATTACCTTCAGAATCAGAAAGCAGTTCAACTGTAACCAGGAAAAAATTCAATGGCGGGGACAGAAGAAGAAACGGCGGTCATTCCAAAAAACGTAGATAA
- the murA gene encoding UDP-N-acetylglucosamine 1-carboxyvinyltransferase — protein MSSFRVKGGLKLKGEIIPQGAKNEALQILCAVLLTSEKVTIHKIPNIRDVNKLIELLTDMGVKVQKTGQESYTFQADNVDLKYLETDDFLKKASSLRGSVMILGPLLARFGHGRLSKPGGDKIGRRRMDTHFFGFQKLGAEFHYDSKKEIYHIDGKNLKGAYMLLDEASVTGTANIVMAAVMAEGKTTIYNAACEPYLQQLCDMLNRMGAKITGIGSNLLTIEGVKKLKGTEHTMLPDMIEIGSFIGMAAMTQSEITIKDAQIHRLGIIPDTFKRMGIKMEFRGDDIYIPSQKHYEIETFIDGSILTIADAIWPGFTPDLLSIVLVTATQAKGTVLVHQKMFESRLFFVDKLIDMGAQIILCDPHRATVIGLDRKYPLKGIKMTSPDIRAGVSLLIAAMSAEGTSIIDNIEQIDRGYQYIDQRLNALGADIVRID, from the coding sequence ATGTCATCATTCAGAGTAAAAGGAGGCTTAAAGCTCAAAGGAGAAATCATTCCTCAGGGAGCCAAAAATGAAGCCTTACAGATTCTTTGTGCGGTTTTATTGACTTCAGAAAAAGTCACTATCCATAAAATTCCCAATATCCGAGATGTCAACAAGCTGATCGAGCTCCTGACCGACATGGGAGTGAAGGTGCAGAAAACCGGACAGGAATCCTATACCTTTCAGGCCGACAATGTGGACCTCAAATACCTAGAAACAGATGATTTTTTGAAAAAAGCATCTTCATTGAGGGGTTCTGTTATGATTCTTGGCCCGTTATTGGCAAGATTTGGACATGGCAGGCTTTCCAAACCCGGAGGGGATAAAATCGGAAGAAGAAGAATGGATACCCATTTTTTCGGATTTCAGAAACTTGGGGCAGAATTCCATTATGACAGCAAGAAAGAAATTTACCACATAGATGGTAAAAATCTTAAAGGAGCCTACATGCTTCTGGATGAGGCATCAGTAACTGGCACTGCAAACATTGTCATGGCAGCAGTTATGGCCGAAGGAAAAACCACCATTTACAATGCTGCCTGTGAGCCATATTTACAGCAGCTTTGTGACATGCTCAACCGCATGGGTGCCAAAATCACAGGAATTGGATCCAATTTGCTAACTATTGAGGGGGTTAAGAAATTGAAAGGAACAGAGCATACCATGCTTCCCGATATGATTGAAATTGGTTCATTTATCGGTATGGCAGCCATGACCCAGTCAGAAATCACGATCAAAGATGCACAGATTCACCGATTGGGAATCATTCCGGATACTTTCAAAAGGATGGGCATCAAGATGGAGTTCAGAGGAGATGACATCTATATTCCTTCCCAAAAGCATTATGAAATAGAAACTTTCATTGATGGATCCATCTTGACAATTGCAGATGCCATTTGGCCGGGATTTACGCCTGACTTGTTAAGTATTGTCTTGGTAACAGCAACGCAGGCCAAAGGTACAGTATTGGTTCATCAGAAAATGTTTGAAAGCAGGCTATTCTTTGTAGATAAATTGATTGATATGGGGGCACAGATTATTCTTTGTGATCCACATAGGGCTACTGTAATCGGCTTGGACAGGAAATATCCGTTGAAAGGAATTAAGATGACCTCTCCTGATATAAGGGCAGGTGTTTCTCTTCTGATCGCTGCCATGTCAGCCGAAGGAACCTCAATCATTGACAACATTGAGCAAATAGACAGGGGATATCAGTATATCGATCAAAGATTGAATGCCTTGGGTGCTGATATTGTCAGGATTGATTAA
- a CDS encoding OmpA family protein yields the protein MKKLLLSTIMAGALAVGANAQVDYNRWSVEFGGGFNKPMAPLTPGFYSPTLNLGHADLGVRYMFNEKFGAKLDFGFGSFSEASKDNNPEFSTNYHRINLQGVANLGRIMNFESFSRRLGMLAHLGGGIGQVRPQDGPFSDFNDNVYNIIAGITGQVKLSERVALVGDISTILNGRQTVAFDGASAIGPLDPGFYGANGTWWTGTLGLNIYLGSKSTHADWYIAADKYATKDELAQQIGEIKDMLKDSDGDGVPDYLDKEPNTPAGARVDSHGRTLDSDGDGIPDHLDKCPFAPGPASNNGCPVEKVDEVDFFKKAINEGYVNVYFAFDSAKPLGFSASGIDYVANFMKRNPGVKVELKGFADELGPENYNMRLSERRAKAVYDILIAAGIDASRMTYKGYGEDTSVDKRSADARQLARRVSFEVK from the coding sequence ATGAAAAAATTATTACTCTCTACAATTATGGCGGGTGCTTTAGCTGTCGGAGCTAACGCCCAGGTCGACTACAACAGATGGTCGGTTGAGTTTGGTGGTGGATTCAATAAGCCTATGGCGCCGTTGACTCCAGGCTTTTACTCTCCAACCCTAAACCTTGGACATGCTGATCTTGGTGTAAGATACATGTTCAATGAAAAGTTCGGTGCGAAACTTGATTTCGGTTTCGGTTCATTTAGTGAAGCTTCTAAGGACAACAATCCTGAGTTCTCCACAAATTATCACAGAATCAACTTGCAAGGTGTTGCTAACCTTGGAAGGATCATGAACTTTGAGTCTTTCTCCAGAAGATTGGGCATGTTGGCTCACTTAGGAGGTGGTATCGGTCAAGTTAGACCTCAAGATGGTCCTTTCAGTGATTTCAACGATAATGTGTACAACATCATCGCAGGTATTACCGGTCAGGTTAAACTTTCTGAGAGAGTTGCATTGGTAGGTGACATCAGCACTATCTTGAACGGTAGACAAACTGTCGCTTTTGACGGTGCTTCTGCTATCGGTCCTTTGGATCCAGGTTTCTATGGTGCTAATGGTACTTGGTGGACTGGAACTTTGGGTCTTAACATTTATCTTGGCAGCAAGTCTACTCACGCTGACTGGTACATCGCAGCTGACAAATATGCAACTAAAGATGAATTGGCTCAGCAGATCGGCGAAATCAAAGATATGTTGAAGGATTCTGACGGTGACGGAGTTCCTGATTATTTGGACAAAGAACCAAACACTCCAGCTGGTGCTAGAGTAGATTCTCATGGTAGAACTTTGGATTCTGACGGTGATGGTATTCCTGATCACTTAGACAAATGTCCATTCGCCCCAGGTCCTGCTTCTAACAATGGTTGTCCAGTAGAGAAAGTTGACGAAGTTGACTTCTTCAAGAAGGCGATCAACGAAGGATATGTTAACGTATACTTTGCATTTGACAGCGCCAAACCTCTTGGATTCTCTGCCTCTGGAATTGACTATGTTGCTAACTTCATGAAGAGAAATCCAGGTGTCAAAGTTGAGTTGAAAGGTTTTGCTGATGAGCTAGGTCCTGAAAACTACAACATGAGACTTTCTGAAAGAAGAGCTAAAGCTGTATATGATATTCTTATCGCAGCAGGTATTGATGCTTCCAGAATGACTTACAAAGGTTATGGTGAGGATACCAGCGTTGACAAGCGCTCTGCAGATGCCCGTCAGTTGGCTAGAAGAGTTAGCTTCGAAGTAAAATAA